One Methanocaldococcus sp. genomic window carries:
- a CDS encoding glycosyltransferase 4 family protein: MVVILIILSFLFSVVLCYFLMKKMINYKFGYDLHKSKKVKVPEMGGLAPLFSNVLFISFINAIFTLPIIASGIIGVIDDIAKLSPKEKLILLFISGLIIGTLFYKYSYIDLFGIFLIAIGITIYSNLTNMLAGFNGLEIGVGVIVTISMSIILFLNNHITGSILSLIFASSYFGLLIFNRYPAKIFPGDVGTLPIGAFLSVLAVLYKEYIPFLIITLPYIIDASLKYISAGVMSRDEHKPTTLKEDGKLYYLGGYLSLPRLILKYKPMKEYQLVLILWIIGIFFGILGIITSLYI; encoded by the coding sequence ATGGTTGTTATTTTAATTATATTATCATTTTTATTTTCAGTTGTATTATGTTATTTCCTAATGAAAAAGATGATTAATTATAAATTTGGCTACGATTTACACAAAAGTAAAAAAGTAAAAGTTCCAGAAATGGGTGGCTTAGCCCCATTATTTTCTAATGTTTTATTTATATCATTTATAAATGCAATTTTTACTTTACCAATAATTGCCTCTGGAATAATAGGAGTGATTGATGATATAGCCAAACTCTCTCCAAAAGAAAAATTGATATTATTATTTATTTCTGGCTTAATCATTGGAACATTATTTTACAAATATTCATATATTGATCTATTCGGAATTTTTTTAATTGCCATAGGAATTACCATATATTCAAATTTAACAAATATGCTGGCTGGATTTAATGGATTAGAAATAGGGGTAGGAGTAATAGTAACAATTTCAATGAGTATAATTTTATTTTTAAACAATCATATAACTGGCTCTATACTATCTTTAATCTTTGCCTCTTCATACTTTGGATTGTTAATTTTCAATAGATATCCAGCAAAAATATTTCCTGGAGATGTTGGAACCCTACCAATAGGAGCATTTTTATCAGTTTTAGCAGTTTTATATAAAGAATATATCCCCTTTTTAATTATAACCTTACCCTATATCATAGATGCCTCTTTAAAATATATTAGTGCTGGAGTTATGAGTAGAGATGAGCATAAACCAACAACTCTAAAAGAGGATGGAAAACTATATTATTTAGGAGGTTATTTATCACTACCAAGATTAATTTTAAAATATAAGCCAATGAAAGAGTATCAATTAGTTTTAATATTGTGGATTATAGGAATATTTTTTGGAATTCTGGGGATAATAACATCATTATATATTTAA